The DNA region AGCATAGCTTCTCTAAGCACCAGGTGCCCAAAAAAACTCTAGTTCACGAGAATTCATGTCAGGCTCATTTTCTATCCAACAGGATAACCACGCAGTGAGCCTTCATAGAGTAAGCATGTTCAACAACAGCTCTGTAGTGGACAGAGCAGTGATTAAAAGGCTGAGTGTAGTTGAGCAATTGACAGGACTACAAACAACATTATATCAGAATCTTGCTAATACAGACTTTGTAGCAGATCAAAGCTTAGTTTTGTAACAGTCAAAAGTCCAAACCTAAAGCTGCTAAGGAAACATACACAATTGCTTCAAATGCATAGTCGGTACCTTGTTACATGTGACATGCTGCCACGGAACAGATGTTGCGCTACTGTCCTAGCTCCAGGGACCTTGGAGTGACTTAATGATTGCTCGAGGAGAGACAAAAACAAGGTGAGAAATTCATGGCTATCCTGCTGGACACCATTGTCTAGCTCCAATGCCTTAATAAAAGGTGCTGAATCGATGAAAGCCATTTTGCTAGAGTGTAGCCGTGCAAACAACCGAGCCAGCTGATCTAGAACAGGAAGCATCTTCAAAACGTCCAGCTCCAATGAGAAAATGCCTGAGCGGAAATAGGTGTTCATGTAAAGGCACTGCAGTATGCTATTCGCATAACAGGTCGCACCCAAGTTAGTCAATCCAGCAGGCGTCTCAGTGGGATCACGAAGGTCCTCAGATGGATTCAGACCAAGACCACGGACaatttcctgctttttctgccAGAGGCCGGTTTTACGAACCCCTTTGGTGGTGGGAATCAACCCACAGAAACAGTTTGCCGAGTCCTTGGAGTTCCAATGGCACCCATGGCAAAGCGGCTTCCACACCATGTAAAGCTGGCGGATATCACTCTGAGAGATAGCGCCAGTGGAATGTATCTTCCTGCAAATTTTGTAGCAGAAAAGTAAGAGGAACGTGAACATTGAGGCCATTTTAAGGAACACCCAGCTTCTGACAAGGAAATAAGGCAATGCATACTTGAAAACAGCCGCAGACGGGCTCTCAGATTCGTCTGCGCGAGGCCTCTTGTTCTTATTTCGAGTATTTGGCCTGCTCATTGTACCAGCAACAATGGTCGGACTTGTCTTGGTGCGTAGGGGTTCAGCAGAACCCCCAAAACTCGTGGATAATGGTCGCGTAGATTAGTGTtgttgtattgaaaaagaaccTAATCGATCCAAACATGGCGCATTAGATTAGATTAGCAGAATACCACACGGAAATCAAACCCACGAGTAACATGgcaaagtggtaaaaataattGGATAAATCATTGCTCACAATCACAGCAAAGAGGAGCCTCCGAGGACAAAACGAGTCCTAAAACGATCTGTTCGAGCAGCTAGGGTTACTTACCAACAGAAGGAGAATCGTTAAAAGCGCTCGCACTCCGTTCGCGTATCCTGGCCCAAGACCTGCTCTCTACTAGAGCTTGCGAGCTTTGAAGGAAACAACGTTGCGACCATCTCTTACGTGACATTGCACATGACAAGAATTACATCCCTCAGAAAAGTATTATCAAATTTCTACAGTTTGATAAGCTACCCTCTGTTAAAGTTGGTGAAATTTGAGTCATGAATGTGTGCGTGCTTCAAAAAAACACATGAAAGAATAGGTCACAACGTTTTGGCTGCCTGTCCACCAAATAACGTCATTTGTTTTCTAATCATAGGTCACAAAGTTCTGCGCGGTAAAGCACAACCTTAATTTTTTTTTTTCTCCCTTGAGGCCCTGACAAATGCCGATGCTTGCTGAACATAGCATGAGGAGCAGCCTGCAATAACACCCCTCAGAAGAAAAACTGCAAGAACCCCCTAGATCGTGCTTACAATAATAAGATCCAAAGAAATTCGTGAATCATGCGCTTTCGCTAGCCACGATCGCGACTGCAGTGGTAAGTTGCACGCGCATGCGAAAGCCTGAAAAAGCAAGCGGAGGGGCAAAAGTGGACGATGGGACGAGATGGGCCAGTGGTAATGTTCTACCTCCGGCCTGCGTGCTCCCAGAATGAACCAAAGGGCCGGCCGGTAGTAGTAACCACGAATTGGCGAGCCACCGTCCAGCCCATCCATGTCAGCAACTCTTTTTCCACACTTTTTGCTTCCAGTTTGATCGCATCCATCCATCTTTTTGTTTGGACTTGTGGAGGAACGAAGCCTGGCGAAATCCGGAGGATCTCGTCTCCTGTCCGCCGTCAGAACTCAGAAGCTCTCTCGAAATACACTTCGATGGCACCCGGAGCATCTGTTTTTCTCTCTTTCCGTTGCACTTTTATGTGAAGTGAGCTCTCTGCGGACTTGGTTACCTCATGCGTGCTTCTTCGGTCTCTTGGCTTGCATGTGTCACAAAACATCGAAATTTGTTTGCATGAAGTCAGTTTATTCCGATGCGAAAAGCAAGGGATCGGAAATTCGACTTTTTTTTTCGGTAACACGTGAGGATtaaccaccccccccccccccccaacaatATAAAAATTTTAGCCCCACCCTGTCCGGTAACAGTAGATTGCAACTATTTACCGCGCCCCAGGAAACATGGATCGGAACACGACGCCCTCGCCGCTGCGTTCTGCGAATCACAGAGAGTGGTGGCTCCTCCTGAATTTGCACGCAAGGACGAGAGCTCTGAGCCCTTACATGCAAGGACAAGGCCATTACATGCAAGGACAAACAATCCGGGCCACATGGCGCCCCCGCCATCACACGCACCACCACATGGCCGTGGGCGGGTGCGCCGTGCGCTGCGCCTACGCGCCCAGGGGCCAGGGCCACTCGTGGCGCCAGGCGCTCGGCGGCTTCGGTGGGAGTCAGTGCCGCGCGCTGGGGTCCATGGACCGCTCCCAGGTGGGCCGCGACGAAGCTGCACCGCACAAGCCTGACGGCGTGAGGCCTGAGGCAGGGGCGTTCCAGGAGGTTCCGCCACGATCGAGAGCAGGGCACCACGTGACGCCGCGCGGGAGCTCCACGCCACCAAAAGCGCCACTTGGTGGGGTGGGCTCGCCGGGCGAGCGGTTCtcagccacgcgcgcgcggaggTTTTGCGCGTTGCCCCCCGGGTTGCGTGGAATTGCCGGACGTGCGTGCGGCGATCTACGTCCGGCTCACCAACCGATGTCCGCTGGGGCGAGAGGTACGTCTGATCTTGCGCATGACCTCTCTCGATCCTTCCTTCTCCGATTCCCAACTTTTTACCCGGCTGTCATTTCTACGCACATTATCCTCTCACGCTCTCTGCCAGAGAAGTGTTAATTTTCAATTCTGATGCGGCAGTCTAACAGAGTCGACTGGATTCGCATCCCTGCTGCAATCCATGACTAGCTAGCTTATGAGATGTTTAGTAGCTTTTGTTTTTCTGTCAAGTTTATCAGATGTTCCTGGTACGTACAGGTAGATCCAGGCCTGGTGGAGCAAGCGGTGGGTGCTCTAAAACTGTAAACCTGCACCTGAACTTGAACTTTGCTTTGGTCCTGAACTCTCGATGCAGATCGGAGCGGGCGGTCGCTGGTCCCTGATACTGCATAACCCATCCAAATTGTGTCATCGCTACAATGTTTATTGTAACGTTCAGATCCATGAAAGTATGGAGCTAGCTCGTGTAGATTACACATGCGTCTAGGCCTCTAGCTATGGTGAAATTATAGCACTCCTCTGTATTATCGATCCAACAACCGATTTGATCTATTAATATCCTGGCCTGATCATGCGGCAGCGATGACATGCAGATCAACATGGTTAAATGCCAATAACAGATCAATCCTATTCGTGTactattttttttcttgaacgCGCCCAGCTCCGATCGGGCTGCTAACCGGCTTAATCTACACGCACCTAGTAATGTCCTTGTAGGCAACAAGGGCCCCTTTAGAGGTCACACGGCCAAACTATTTATTTTTTATGTGAAATGATGCAAATGCACGCATCAAAAGGCATGTAATTGTAATCCAGATATTTGTCTTTTTTAGCAAAACCAAATATTTACATAGGTAGCACAAGCATTTAAAAATATCATGTTATTGAGCGACTATTCAATGACAGCTTATTAGCCCGTTTAAACGCTACACGATCACCAACTGTGCTCGTTTATATGCTCGTTAGCCTGATAAAAAGCTAAACAATATAAGTAAACGATAGGTGAACAATTGTTTAGCGTTTTCATCCCCTTTAAATCCACATATTCACCTAAATATAGGCATTTAAAGAAAAATTAAGCCAAATGTTTCCTTCCGTGTTTACTCCCTTCGACCGTTATTATAGGGTGTGTTCTGGTATAAAAAGAATCTAATTATATTTTTTTTTACCTTCAGCTTCTCTTATAATCTATTCTGAACTTCTATAATTAGAATCATCTCCAGATATACCAAAAGCAATTCTATTAAAGTAATTTAATTTACCTGTTGCAAAAAGTACAATTGTTTGTCAAAACTTACGATTTTGGACCTTTTTCACATTGTGGCGCACGGTAgaaaaagtggctaggaagaaCATATACAAGATTTGCTTTTGAGTCCGCCGTTGTTTAATGTTCTTTGTCCTTGTGTCGTGAAGTACTTCTAAAACATCGAAATTTATTCAATGGAACTAATTAAATTTCAGTGTGATGACGCAATAAATTAAAATGTTCTCGGGACTACTACTCTCGTGCCATGGCCATGAATGGCATTTTTGCCTGTTTTACCGATATCATGTGGTGGTCCCCATGTGGTCCCTCCCTACACGGAGATCCATACGGCTGTTAAaacaggaaaagaagaaggatgatTATGCAAATTCACACAGCACAATAATTTTTGCTCCTCCATCTTCCTCCCGAACCATCCATCCCGACCGCTCGCCGTCTTCTCCCTCACAGGCCGCCGCCGGTCGACGCCCCCCAACTCCGGGCCCCCGTCTCCGCTGCCTGCGATCCAGCAGAATTCCCGGGTGGCCGGGGCCCTCCATTGGCGGACCTCCGGGCAACGGGAAGCCCCCCCGGCGGCTCAAACCGTCTCTCGCGCCTCCGTCCTCCCGTGGGGCCCATTTCTCTCAAGTGGGCCCCGGAAGATCCAGCTACTCGCGTGCATCCACGTGGCAGTGGCCGTCGAACCAGCTATAAATCCCCCGCCCCGGGCACCCCTTCCCGATCACACCCCAAAGCAGCGCAGCCGcctccttcctcctctcgcTCGCGCTGCTCTTCGCGTTCCATTCCAGGAGAGCAGTGAGGCGGGTAGTGGTCGAccgagaggggaggggaggcaaGATGTTCATCGAGAGCTTCCGCGTGGAGAGCCCGAACGTGCGGTACGGCCCGTCGGAGATCGAGTCGGAGTACCGGTACGACACGACGGAGCTGGTGCACGAGGGCAAGGACGGCGCCTCCCGCTGGGTCGTCCGCCCCAAGTCCGTCAAGTACAACTTCCGGACCAGCACCGCCGTCCCCAAGCTCGGGTACGTACGGACGCAGCCCGCCCTCCCTCGCCCCCTGTCGTCCCCTCCTCCGTCGAGATCAGCCAGTCGGCGTTCACATTTGATGGAATCTTTACTTTGCCTGATGACGACCCGTCGTCGTTGACAGTCACGCACACACTTGCCCGGCCGGATGCGTCGAATCTGCACGATTTTGAATTTCCATGGTGCTCCGAGCTTTCCGTTTTTGTTTTCATTCTCGCCCCGTATTTTTCGGGGTTCGTTTTTCGTGCGCAGAGGCCGTGAGAGGGACATTTCAAGAGGCCAAATTGCGTTCTCTCAGTTGAGTTTACGGCGGTTTGCGAACCTTGGCTTGTTGCTCTGTAGTCTGTACAACAATACAACGTCCTTATCCTCCGAGGTCTGAACTTTGCCTTAGTTTTTGCCCTGTGCACGTGAGCTGGTTGCATTTGTTTCTGCAAGATCCGAGTCCAGCTGGGACGATGAGCAGCGGACAAAAACTCCTCACCTAGTATACATTTTTTTAATGAAACCTCACCTAGTATATTACTTGCAAGTGTGCGGAGCCAGATGCTGCCATCTTGAACAATTTGTTTTCTTCCTGTCCCTGTGCACGTTGGCTACGTGCAATCGTCGTGTTACAGTGTATTAGCCACTTGTCCGACAGAAGATGCTGATTTCTGTCGTGTGTTGTGCGGTGGTGCAGGGTGATGCTCGTGGGGTGGGGCGGCAACAACGGGTCCACGCTGACGGCTGGGGTCATCGCCAACAGGGAGTAAGTGCTCGTTCAACATTGCTTTCCCGTTCCTGCGTGTTTCCGTGCCCTGAAACCTGAACTTGCTGGTCCTGTTTCAGGGGGATCTCATGGGCGACCAAGGACAAGGTGCAGCAGGCCAACTACTTCGGCTCCCTCACCCAGGCCTCCACCATCAGGGTCGGCAGCTACAACGGGGAGGAGATCCACGCGCCGTTCAAGAGCCTCCTGCCCATGGTAATCTAATATTACTGCAGTCTTGTTTTACTCAAAGCAAAGACGCATGCAGAACAAGGCATATTCCGAAGGTGCTAGTTGGTGTTATACAATAAACCTCTCTTTAAGGCCAGTGGTTCTGAAGTGAAGGAATGTTAATCTTTGCATAAACAAACAAAGTATCTGATTTTCTGAAAGGGATGCTAAACATTGCATAATAAACAAATAAAAGTTCTGATTTCCTGAAAGGAATGTTAAAGTTAAACTTTGATAACAAAAAGGCAAAGTCTTGTCAAAAAAGTTGTTGAAAAAGTAAAGCTGTGCCATATTGTGATCCTACTTGGGCAAGTCAATAGGTTGTGGGTCAGTAGAAAGATTCCAGCATTTTTGGACCGTAAAATGATTGTCCTGTTCATTACTCCTGCTGCACTGATGTCACTGATTGGCTGCAGATTTGCAAAATTTGTACCTTCCTGCCATGATTAAGCTGAACTTGTTTTCAGGTGAACCCTGATGACATTGTGTTCGGAGGCTGGGACATCAGCAACATGAACCTGGCCGATGCCATGACCAGGGCCAAGGTGCTGGACATTGACCTGCAGAAGCAGCTCAGGCCCTACATGGAGTCCATGGTGCCACTTCCCGGCATCTATGATCCGGACTTCATCGCAGCTAACCAGGGTTCTCGCGCCAACAATGTCATCAAGGGCACCAAGAAAGAGCAGGTTGACCAGATCATCAAGGACATCAGGTATACAGACATGAATGCTAATGTGCCTCTGTATAATTAACACAAGTGAGTTACAAACATGGTGCATGTGAACCATGATAGGCACTCTGTTTATAACCGAACATATTTTTTAACTGATGCAATAGACGTTTATATGGCGTGCATGCTAAAAACTGTGTCATATTACATTCTAAAGTAGTGCCATTTTGTGTATGAATTATACAGCAGTGGCTTACACTTCCACGAGGACTCAGCGAGTTGAAAGTACTGTCAATATAAGCAGTTATCATCATCAATGATGTTATTTGATAGATATGGTTTGAGGATCTAGATTAACATGGCTAAAGCAACATGGTTCACTAGTATAAGTAATCCCTTAGAAAAGCTACGGCTTATGTGGCTAATGAAACAGGGAGTTCAAGGAGAAGAACAAGGTGGACAAGGTAGTTGTGCTGTGGACTGCAAACACTGAAAGGTACAGCAGTGTCTGTGCTGGTCTCAACGACACAGTGGAGAACCTCCTGGCATCTGTAGACAAGAACGAGGCAGAGATCTCACCGTCGACGTTATATGCCATTGCCTGTGTCATGGAGGGTGTACCGTTCATCAATGGAAGCCCCCAGAACACCTTTGTGCCTGGTGTGTAGTCTGCTGTGCGCAAAGTTTTCTGTGGCTTGTTAATTCTGTTTCGTGGCTTATACTAGTTTGTTGTGCGCAGGGCTGATTGACCTTGCTATCAAGAACAACTGCTTGATTGGAGGTGATGATTTCAAGAGTGGACAGACCAAGATGAAGTCTGTTTTGGTTGATTTCCTTGTTGGCGCTGGAATTAAGGTACAAATAGCAGCCAGACCTAATATCTCTCTTATATTAAGTTGACAAACTGTTTTTGGCTAACGCCATCCTTAACATTAATTTTTGTTTATGATCTTGCAGCCCACCTCAATTGTGAGCTACAACCACTTGGGAAACAACGATGGCATGAACCTGTCGGCCCCTCAAACATTCCGGTCCAAGGAGATCTCCAAGAGCAATGTGGTGGATGACATGGTCTCAAGCAACGCTATCCTTTATGAGCCCGGCGAGCATCCTGATCACGTTGTCGTGATCAAGGTCTGTCAGCTAATCTTCAACCTTGGGCAGATTGCAGACACGCAACTATCATAAACTTTTAGATTTTGTTCTGAAACTTGCCACTCATAAATGCAGTATGTGCCGTACGTTGGGGACAGCAAGAGAGCCATGGATGAGTACACCTCTGAGATCTTCATGGGCGGCAAGAACACCATCGTTCTGCACAACACCTGCGAGGACTCGCTCCTCGCCGCACCAATCATTCTCGATCTGGTGCTCCTGGCTGAGCTCAGCACCAGGATCCAGCTGAAAGCTGAGGGAGAGGTAAGAGCTCAGTCTACAGACTGAATGACCCCGTGCCAGGTGCTCCAGCACTTGAACACCATCCGATTAAATGTTTCCTCTCGTGCAGGAGAAGTTCCACTCCTTCCACCCAGTGGCCACCATCCTGAGCTACCTCACCAAGGCACCCCTGGTAAGCTCTCGGTCTCATGCATTCTGGCATCACTGCGCAGCATTTTCCTCCAATAATCGAAGCACTAACCGTCTTGCGCAAACTGAACAACAGGTTCCCCCCGGCACGCCGGTGGTGAACGCCCTGGCGAAGCAGAGGGCGATGCTGGAGAACATCATGAGGGCCTGCGTTGGGCTGGCCCCCGAGAACAACATGATCCTGGAGTACAAGTGAGCGCTGCGGCTATGCAGAGGGCGCCTACTGGAAGGGAACAAGAAAGGCGAGGCTAGCTGTGGGACTGCGTTGGCTTCTCGTTTGTTTTTTGCGTTCTTTCCTGCTCATTGTTGTACACTTCTGTATGGGTTTGTTCGTCAGGCTCGTAATTATCAGGGCTCTGCTATTAGCGGCACGAATCCTGTAACTGTATCGCATGATAATGTATTGAGGGTGCTAGTTCCCCTCTGTATTCCTAAGGGATTCCTGCTAGTGTTCGTTGCAAATATGTGTTCATCCGTGACTTGCATAGTGTTTCCCATGTTTTCCGTCACAATTCCATGAGGATGAGGTAAAAGTGCTGCCAAGAGCGGCTCCTGGCATCCGCGAAACAGACTCTCCTAGCCTGCCTGTTGACGAATTTTGTTAGGGATGAGGGAACAAAAATCTCTAGACCGAATACATCGCAATAAAAAAAGGAAACCGCGGCGAGAAACAAAcgcatttttttttaaaaagaaacATATATAGAAGTTTATTTTAGGCTGCTTCAAAAAAAATTGCCGCTTGAAAAAGAAGTTTTAGGGTGGCCCCGGTTCGGCCTAGTCATTTCCATATATATTGGACACGTAACTGAACGTCGTCCCGAGGGCAACAATCCAAGCAGCCTCGCCGGAGCCGCCATGCCTATGCGGCTGCACAAGAGCTTCGCCGTCCTGGCGTTGGTGCTCTGTGCCACGGCCACCGGTGTCGAATCAAGTAAGTTCACCGTACCTGCATCAGGAGGTTTTCACTGAACAGCATTGTatgttctttctttctttcagaTTCCATCATCAATCTCAAGACTTACATCTGTGTGTTTGTCCCCGTTGCTGCTGCAGATGTTTTCACCTCCGTGGTGCATTCCGCCGTAAGGGCGTTTCACTTCCACCATCGCCGCGCCGTgtcgggcgaggcggcggccgctgccgcgcatcccgccgccggcccgTCGATCTCGCCCGTGCAGCCGACGCCCGCGCCGGGCGCGCAGCCGCCTTCTAGCTCTAGCCCCGTCGCGGCGCCGGTGCCGTCGGTCTCGCAGCAGCCGGCTCCGTCTCCGCTCGTGCCGGCCACCCCGCCACCGGCGCCGGTGATGCAGGCGCTCACCCCCGTGGCGGCACCCGCGCCTGCCccgagcacgccggcgccgtggCCCGCAATTCCAGCGCCGCCGACGCCCGGTACGTGCGCGACACCGTCACGGTACTACACTCTCTTTTCCCCGTGCACCGCGTAAGTTCGTTCGATTGATTGGGCCCGCCAGGCCCTTGGGCTTATCTTCTACCGCAGAACTTGGCCCAGTATGGCCCATTCGCTTTTTTTATCTTCTCATTTTTTTCTAGATCGTTTCCATTTTATAAATCCTGAAGTTAAAGTCGCATTCTGATGCGTAAGCGTAACTCTGATGCTTGACAATCTGTTCGTGCAGCTCCAGCAGCAGAAGCCCCCGTGATTCAATCTCCAGGGCCACCTGGTAAGCCGTGACCATTAATTTTGTGTCAGTGTAGTTTGAGTTTGGGACCTTGCTGGGTCACATCTGGAACTGAACTGGAAATCAGCAGTGGCTTACTGGCTTTAGTAGGCTAACGcgttgcgccgccgtgccgcgcaGCTCCAGCTCCGGTGATCCCGTCGCCACCAAGTCCAAGTGCAGCTCTAGCGCCGAcggccacgccgccatcgacccAGGGATCCGCGCCACCCACGGACGACCTTACTTCCGGCGCCGCCGGTCTGGCTGCCTCCACGGTTGCGGCGCTGGtatccgccgtcgccgccatcgcTCTAAGTTAGGCATTTCCCGTTTCTCTCGTCCCATCACCATCAGTGGCAATACCATCGTCTGAAATtactagattttttttttcccttctcGATTCGTCACTAGTTGTTTCTACTATGGCTGTCAGTAGATTTATCTGACACTAAGAATACTAAATGCACGAACACCTTGTTCGTATTCGTTGCTATATATGACATCGAATTTGGTCTGTTTTGTTTGGCTCTGAGAGTGTGCTTGACTTTTGTGGAGGGGGTGTTGTTTAGCCTGACCGTGGATCGTGACGTGAGCAATTCGACGCGGCGGCGTAAGCAGCAGCCATCAGGCGCGGAGTCGGTCGTTGGGTTCAGACTTGAGGCGCGCGAAAAGGAGAGGGTTTTTTGAGGTGGGCGCGCGCCACCTTGTGTGAACTTTGGTCCCAGCGTCGTGGTGGATTCCATTGCCCGTGCCGTCGTGCGCGTTTTGTAGGTGGCATTGGTTACTTGTTTATTTATGCAGGCCAGTCTAAGCTAGATTTATTTAGTATTTCGTAAGTTTATTTGGTTGGTTGCATATGTTATCTTAGCCCGCATAAGATTTTGTTTGATTAGTTGCATCGCTCCATGGATTGTACTATTGTAGCTAGGCTGGGGCCAAAACTTGGCCAGCCAGGATCAGTGTATATGCACAACCGGATACGAGCCCTATTTGCGTTTCTCACTATGCAAGCCGTACAAGACCATTTGCACAACTGGAGCCTGCCTATTCAGACTACCAAACATCCAACTCTACACTATGCAAGTTTGGGTAGACTTTTATGCAGCCTACCACTCACAAACTTAGTTTGTTCCCCATTCCATGCCGCCCACCACTAATCTTCCAAAAAGCTAGCGAGCCCACTTTCTCATCGCGCGGGTGTCCGCTGCATCGCTCGCTCAACTAGTTCTCTTCTCTACTGTGCGTGACGGTTGCGACGCCCCTTGCAGCCACAGAGTGGCAGATTGGGGGAAAAGGCAGGGATGGATTGGTGTAGTCGTGAAGGAAGAGAGCAAGAGGGGGAGAGAGTTCTTGCCATATTCGCGTGGAATCATGATCCCTTTTGAAAGCGGGAAAAAAATTCTCAACCCGCTCCGTTCGTTAGCTCAAAGCCACAGCCACATCGCGCCTCATCATTTCAGGCGCACCGCCGCTCGGGGAAAAAaagcaaaaaagaaaaacactATCC from Panicum hallii strain FIL2 chromosome 9, PHallii_v3.1, whole genome shotgun sequence includes:
- the LOC112876166 gene encoding inositol-3-phosphate synthase — encoded protein: MFIESFRVESPNVRYGPSEIESEYRYDTTELVHEGKDGASRWVVRPKSVKYNFRTSTAVPKLGVMLVGWGGNNGSTLTAGVIANREGISWATKDKVQQANYFGSLTQASTIRVGSYNGEEIHAPFKSLLPMVNPDDIVFGGWDISNMNLADAMTRAKVLDIDLQKQLRPYMESMVPLPGIYDPDFIAANQGSRANNVIKGTKKEQVDQIIKDIREFKEKNKVDKVVVLWTANTERYSSVCAGLNDTVENLLASVDKNEAEISPSTLYAIACVMEGVPFINGSPQNTFVPGLIDLAIKNNCLIGGDDFKSGQTKMKSVLVDFLVGAGIKPTSIVSYNHLGNNDGMNLSAPQTFRSKEISKSNVVDDMVSSNAILYEPGEHPDHVVVIKYVPYVGDSKRAMDEYTSEIFMGGKNTIVLHNTCEDSLLAAPIILDLVLLAELSTRIQLKAEGEEKFHSFHPVATILSYLTKAPLVPPGTPVVNALAKQRAMLENIMRACVGLAPENNMILEYK
- the LOC112873396 gene encoding predicted GPI-anchored protein 58 is translated as MPMRLHKSFAVLALVLCATATGVESNSIINLKTYICVFVPVAAADVFTSVVHSAVRAFHFHHRRAVSGEAAAAAAHPAAGPSISPVQPTPAPGAQPPSSSSPVAAPVPSVSQQPAPSPLVPATPPPAPVMQALTPVAAPAPAPSTPAPWPAIPAPPTPAPAAEAPVIQSPGPPGKP